From a single Scomber japonicus isolate fScoJap1 chromosome 12, fScoJap1.pri, whole genome shotgun sequence genomic region:
- the retreg1 gene encoding reticulophagy regulator 1 gives MLGSREAGTGAGGEAAAGPLSGADRGEEMRPGRAGCRFPGLVSWRQRPCRTSALFAAANTLYWFVAFTSFRAYSLVAILLALLVVMVTARDIARSRAAGVHLWRSMTASWEIIDSGQDSRSGAGLHLSDSLKLFLQETSAFKQQNPGKFCLLVCSLCTFFAVLGRYIPGIVISYILVLGVFLWPLISSHEVGLWLEPVLQKLDFGLGEFLRKIRENHEKRLLQAQTEKEGIESDLSSMFPKLDSTVCKELSVSDTEVSDVTWTDNGTFNLSEGHTPQTENSEDLDREEVFTGGLPEFPSLDNGTTTNGDDDDDLSLGLPSPHPQLQQAIKSKHAPPTHKDQPVDKALELVNQMAGDVIAAAVTAAIQERIEAAVGITLASEHPDRSRLPETTRLLELAEESDSDVEDFELLDQSELEQLEGELGLGEVKAQVKEEAQAQTDNPVSEGFFSKLLRRH, from the exons ATGCTGGGGAGCCGGGAAGCAGGAACCGGGGCCGGCGGAGAGGCGGCTGCCGGGCCGCTGAGCGGAGCAGACCGCGGGGAGGAGATGCGTCCTGGCCGGGCAGGGTGTCGCTTCCCCGGCCTGGTCAGCTGGAGGCAGAGACCGTGCAGGACTTCAGCCCTGTTTGCTGCAGCCAACACGCTGTACTG GTTCGTAGCCTTCACTTCTTTCCGAGCCTACAGCCTTGTGGCCATCCTGCTGGCTCTACTGGTCGTCATGGTGACCGCCAGAGACATCGCTCGGTCCAGAGCTGCAG GAGTTCACTTGTGGCGCAGCATGACGGCAAG CTGGGAGATCATTGACTCAGGCCAGGACAGCCGGTCTGGGGCTGGACTTCACCTCAGTGACTCCCTCAAACTCTTCCTCCAGGAGACATCAGCTTTCAAACAGCAAAACCCTGGCAAG TTTTGCTTGCTGGTTTGCAGTTTGTGCACCTTCTTTGCTGTCTTAGGACGCTACATTCCAGGGATTGTTATCTCATATATACTAG TGCTGGGCGTCTTCCTGTGGCCTCTGATTTCATCTCATGAGGTTGGTTTGTGGCTGGAGCCAGTTCTGCAGAAGCTGGACTTTGGCCTTGGAGAGTTCCTTCGAAAAATCAGAGAGAATCATG AGAAAAGACTATTGCAGGCTCAGACCGAGAAAGAGGGCATTGAGTCAGACCTCTCTTCCATGTTTCCCAAG CTCGACTCCACAGTGTGTAAAGAATTGTCTGTTTCGGATACAGAGGTGTCTGATGTGACATGGACAGACAACGGCACATTCAACCTGTCAGAAGGACACACACCACAGACTGAGAACTCAGAAG ACCTCGACAGAGAAGAAGTATTTACTGGCGGCCTCCCAGAATTCCCGTCTCTCGACAACGGTACAACGACCAATGGCGACGATGACGACGACCTCAGCCTCGGCCTTCCCTCGCCTCACCCGCAGCTCCAACAGGCGATCAAATCCAAGCATGCACCTCCTACACACAAAGACCAACCTGTCGACAAAGCCCTCGAATTGGTCAACCAGATGGCGGGTGACGTCATTGCCGCCGCAGTCACAGCCGCCATCCAGGAGAGGATAGAAGCGGCTGTCGGCATCACGTTGGCGAGCGAACATCCAGATCGATCAAGACTCCCAGAAACCACCAGGCTGCTGGAGCTGGCTGAGGAGTCAGACAGCGACGTGGAGGACTTTGAGCTTCTGGATCAGTCGGAGCTGGAGCAGCTGGAAGGGGAGCTGGGGCTGGGAGAGGTGAAGGCTCAGGTCAAAGAGGAGGCTCAGGCCCAGACCGACAACCCGGTCTCAGAAGGGTTCTTCTCCAAACTCCTGAGACGCCACTGA
- the rnf182 gene encoding E3 ubiquitin-protein ligase RNF182, producing MMIELQNTEDGCGHVDILSTEELECKICYCTYNLGSRRPKVLECCHRLCAKCLAKIMDLGESPPNAVVCPFCRYITRLPGDAVSSLPDDCNLLAALALQSRNQRNLHFHQEATTELLLSPRHLSSLMSSNPPAMSPSSSSSTTTYSSIRGSPNFVVITIMEPPPAPSSIQDLHHQPRGSHAANRGYRSSSLDSMASITQRWTVWNCAALLCQTSARVLVWILGLLYFSSLPMGVYLLIMQRTTIGVLLVSLVPASLIMIMVYGFCQCICHEFWDCIPT from the coding sequence ATGATGATTGAGCTGCAAAACACAGAGGATGGTTGTGGCCACGTGGACATACTGAGCACCGAGGAGCTGGAGTGCAAAATCTGCTACTGCACCTACAACTTGGGGAGTCGAAGGCCAAAGGTGCTCGAGTGTTGTCACCGTCTGTGCGCCAAATGCCTCGCAAAGATCATGGACCTGGGTGAGTCACCTCCCAATGCTGTTGTGTGCCCGTTCTGCCGCTACATCACCAGACTGCCTGGGGATGCGGTGAGCAGCCTTCCAGATGACTGCAACCTGCTGGCTGCACTGGCCCTCCAAAGCAGGAACCAGAGGAACCTCCACTTCCACCAGGAGGCAACCACGGAGCTGCTCCTGAGCCCCAGGCATCTGAGCTCGCTGATGAGTAGCAACCCTCCTGCGATgtccccttcttcctcttcctccaccactaCTTACTCCTCCATCCGGGGCTCCCCTAACTTTGTGGTCATCACCATCATGGAGCCACCGCCAGCACCCTCCTCGATTCAGGACCTCCACCACCAGCCACGTGGATCCCACGCTGCAAACCGTGGCTACCGTTCATCGAGTCTGGACTCCATGGCATCCATCACGCAGAGGTGGACAGTGTGGAACTGTGCAGCCCTTTTGTGTCAGACCTCGGCCCGGGTGCTGGTGTGGATACTTGGGCTGTTGTACTTCAGCTCGCTGCCCATGGGAGTTTATCTGCTTATCATGCAGAGGACAACGATCGGGGTGTTGCTGGTGAGCCTGGTTCCCGCCAGCCTTATCATGATCATGGTCTACGGGTTCTGCCAGTGTATCTGCCATGAGTTCTGGGACTGCATACCAACGTAA